A single region of the Gorilla gorilla gorilla isolate KB3781 chromosome 1, NHGRI_mGorGor1-v2.1_pri, whole genome shotgun sequence genome encodes:
- the DDOST gene encoding dolichyl-diphosphooligosaccharide--protein glycosyltransferase 48 kDa subunit produces MGYFRYAGAGSFGRRRKMEPSTAARAWALFWLLLPLLGAVCASGPRTLVLLDNLNVRETHSLFFRSLKDRGFELTFKTADDPSLSLIKYGEFLYDNLIIFSPSVEDFGGNINVETISAFIDGGGSVLVAASSDIGDPLRELGSECGIEFDEEKTAVIDHHNYDISDLGQHTLIVADTENLLKAPTIIGKSSLNPILFRGVGMVADPDNPLVLDILTGSSTSYSFFPDKPITQYPHAVGKNTLLIAGLQARNNARVIFSGSLDFFSDSFFNSAVQKAAPGSQRYSQTGNYELAVALSRWVFKEEGVLRVGPVSHHRVGETAPPNAYTVTDLVEYSIVIQQLSNGKWVPFDGDDIQLEFVRIDPFVRTFLKKKGGKYSVQFKLPDVYGVFQFKVDYNRLGYTHLYSSTQVSVRPLQHTQYERFIPSAYPYYASAFSMMLGLFIFSIVFLHMKEKEKSD; encoded by the exons ATGGGGTACTTCCGGTATGCAGGTGCTGGGTCCTTcggcaggaggaggaagatggaGCCCAGCACCGCGGCCCGGGCTTGGGCCCTCTTTTGGTTGCTGCTGCCCTTGCTTGGCGCGGTTTGCGCCAGCGGACCCCGCACCTTAGTGCTGCTGGACAACCTCAACGTGCGGGAGACTCATTCGCTTTTCTTCCGGAGCCTGAAGG ACCGGGGCTTTGAGCTCACATTCAAGACCGCTGATGACCCCAGCCTGTCTCTCATAAAGTATGGGGAATTCCTCTATGACAATCTCATCATTTTCTCCCCTTCGGTAGAAG attttggaggcaacatcaATGTGGAGACCATCAGTGCCTTTATTGACGGTGGAGGCAGTGTGCTGGTAGCTGCCAGCTCCGACATTG GTGACCCTCTTCGAGAGCTGGGCAGTGAGTGCGGGATTGAGTTTGACGAGGAGAAAACGGCTGTCATTGACCATCACAACTATGACATCTCAGACCTTGGCCAG CATACGCTCATCGTGGCTGACACTGAGAACCTGCTGAAGGCCCCAACCATCATTGGGAAATCATCTCTAAATCCCATCCTCTTTCGAGGTgttgg GATGGTGGCCGATCCTGATAACCCTTTGGTGCTGGACATCCTGACGGGCTCTTCCACCTCTTACTCCTTCTTCCCGGACAAGCCTATCACCCAG TATCCACATGCGGTGGGGAAGAACACCCTCCTCATTGCTGGGCTCCAGGCCAGGAACAATGCCCGCGTCATCTTCAGCGGCTCCCTCGACTTCTTCAGCGACTCCTTCTTCAACTCAGCAGTGCAGAAGGCGGCGCCCGGCTCCCAGAG GTATTCCCAGACAGGCAACTATGAACTAGCTGTGGCCCTCTCCCGCTGGGTGTTCAAGGAGGAGGGTGTCCTCCGTGTGGGGCCTGTGTCCCATCATCGGGTGGGCGAGACAGCCCCACCCAATGCCTACACTGTCACTGACCTAGTG GAGTATAGCATCGTGATCCAGCAGCTCTCAAATGGCAAATGGGTCCCCTTTGATGGCGATGACATTCAGCTGGAGTTTGTCCGCATTGATCCTTTTGTGAGGACCTTCCTGAAGAAGAAAG GTGGCAAATATAGTGTTCAGTTCAAGTTGCCCGACGTGTATGGTGTATTCCAGTTTAAAGTGGATTACAACCGGCTAGGCTACACACACCTGTACTCTTCCACTCAG GTATCCGTGCGGCCACTCCAGCACACGCAGTATGAGCGCTTCATCCCCTCGGCCTACCCCTACTACGCCAGCGCCTTCTCCATGATGCTGGGGCTCTTCATCTTCAGCATCGTCTTCTTGCAcatgaaggagaaggagaagtccGACTGA